A section of the Pseudomonas flavescens genome encodes:
- a CDS encoding LysR family transcriptional regulator, giving the protein MIDLRQFRQYVAVAETLNFRSAAERLNMAQPPLSTAIRRLEEELGVTLLERDNRVSRLTAAGEVFLLEARRTLEQADRACAAARLAAAGLSGSLRLSFVDSTVNGLLPRLLRDFKVRHPQVDLHLQEATPPEQMEALRQDRTDIGILVLPIADAGDIQLEPLLSDRMVAVLPAEHRLARRKRLALAELADEPWVLFAHHHGPGMHARILLACAQAGFVPRVVQQPRQMQTTAGLVAGQVGVALMPRLYANRHHGGLVQCEISGPGSPIPYELAIAYRQLSPSARALRDLALQIVRSDSDD; this is encoded by the coding sequence ATGATCGATCTGCGTCAGTTCCGCCAGTACGTCGCCGTCGCCGAAACCCTCAACTTCCGCAGTGCCGCCGAGCGCTTGAACATGGCGCAGCCACCGTTGAGCACGGCGATCCGCCGCCTGGAAGAAGAGCTGGGGGTCACCCTGCTGGAGCGCGACAACCGGGTCTCGCGGCTGACCGCGGCGGGCGAGGTGTTTCTCCTCGAAGCGCGACGTACGCTGGAACAGGCCGATCGCGCCTGCGCAGCCGCGCGGCTGGCAGCTGCCGGGCTGAGTGGTTCGCTACGTCTGAGTTTCGTCGACAGCACCGTGAACGGCCTGTTGCCGCGGTTGCTGCGGGACTTCAAGGTACGCCACCCGCAGGTCGACCTGCATTTGCAGGAAGCCACACCGCCCGAGCAAATGGAGGCGCTCAGGCAGGATCGCACCGACATCGGCATCCTCGTGTTGCCGATCGCCGACGCCGGGGACATCCAACTGGAACCGCTGCTGAGCGATCGCATGGTGGCGGTCCTGCCCGCCGAGCACCGCCTGGCCAGGCGCAAACGCCTGGCCCTTGCGGAACTCGCCGACGAACCCTGGGTGCTGTTCGCTCACCATCACGGGCCGGGCATGCACGCGCGGATCCTGCTGGCCTGCGCCCAGGCCGGCTTCGTGCCCCGGGTGGTGCAACAGCCGCGGCAGATGCAGACCACGGCCGGGCTGGTCGCAGGCCAGGTGGGGGTCGCCCTGATGCCTCGGCTTTACGCCAACAGGCACCACGGTGGCCTGGTGCAGTGCGAGATCAGCGGCCCGGGCAGCCCGATCCCCTACGAACTGGCCATCGCCTATCGGCAGCTGTCGCCCAGCGCTCGGGCTCTGCGCGATCTGGCCTTGCAGATCGTACGAAGCGATAGCGACGACTGA
- the treS gene encoding maltose alpha-D-glucosyltransferase produces MRDEEQVNWLVEQSMLHTAKQRARLYAGQPRLWQHPYALARPRSVTAVASVWIAVYPAAIITTPEGSVLQALGDERLWAALSELGVQGIHTGPMRRSGGLHGRTYTPTVDGNFDRISLQVDPRYGTEEQLIHLSRVAAAHNAVTIDDSIPSHTGKGADFRLAEMAYGDYPGLFHMVEIQEADWAMLPDVPAGRDAVNLPPTVVDALRDKHYIVGQLQRVIFFEPGVKETDWSATAEVEGVDGKVRRWVYLHYFKEGQPSLNWLDPTFAAQQLVTGEALHAIDVIGSRVLRLDANGFLGVERRSQGNAWSESHPLSQTGNQLLGGMIRKAGAFSFQELNLTLDDIAAMSQGGADLSYDFITRPAYQHALLTGDVEFLRLMLHQMHDFGIDPASLIHALQNHDELTLELVHFWTLHANDTYVFRGQSLPGNILREQIRAEMYEHLAGANAPYNLKFVTNGVACTTVSIITAALGISDLNAISEADVAKIRQVHLLLLMYNAMQPGVVALSGWDLVGALPLEVDQVSELIADGDTRWINRGGYDLVDLDPQALLSAEGLPKARNLYGSLSEQLKDPESFASQARRMFAARRSYGVASSKQVAVPLTSHPALLIMVHELPAGRGTQVTALNFGAEPLTEVVTLTDVEPGPVVDIIHERLVGDLNAEGELHIELAPYEGLALRVVSMAHGI; encoded by the coding sequence ATGCGTGATGAAGAACAGGTGAATTGGCTGGTCGAGCAGTCCATGCTCCACACCGCGAAACAGCGAGCCCGGCTATACGCTGGCCAGCCCAGGCTCTGGCAGCATCCCTATGCTTTGGCGCGGCCGCGCAGCGTCACGGCGGTGGCTTCGGTGTGGATCGCCGTCTACCCGGCCGCCATCATCACCACGCCTGAGGGTTCCGTTCTCCAGGCCCTGGGCGACGAACGCCTGTGGGCCGCGCTCTCGGAACTGGGCGTGCAGGGCATCCATACCGGGCCGATGCGCCGCTCCGGAGGCCTCCACGGGCGTACCTACACGCCCACCGTGGACGGCAATTTCGACCGGATCAGCCTGCAGGTCGATCCGCGCTACGGTACCGAGGAGCAGCTCATTCACCTCAGCCGCGTGGCTGCCGCACACAATGCGGTGACCATCGATGACTCCATCCCTTCGCACACCGGCAAGGGCGCTGATTTCCGTCTGGCGGAAATGGCCTATGGCGACTATCCGGGCCTCTTCCACATGGTCGAGATCCAGGAGGCCGACTGGGCGATGCTGCCCGATGTCCCGGCCGGCCGTGACGCGGTGAACCTGCCGCCGACGGTGGTCGACGCCTTGCGCGACAAGCACTACATCGTCGGGCAACTGCAGCGGGTGATCTTCTTCGAGCCAGGCGTCAAGGAGACCGACTGGAGTGCCACCGCCGAAGTGGAAGGGGTGGATGGCAAGGTGCGCCGTTGGGTGTATCTGCATTACTTCAAGGAAGGTCAGCCGTCGCTGAACTGGCTGGACCCCACCTTCGCGGCCCAGCAACTGGTCACTGGCGAAGCCCTGCATGCCATCGACGTGATCGGTTCACGGGTGTTGCGCCTGGACGCCAACGGCTTTCTCGGCGTCGAGCGGCGCAGCCAGGGCAATGCGTGGTCGGAGAGCCATCCGCTGTCGCAGACCGGTAACCAGTTGCTTGGCGGCATGATCCGCAAGGCCGGTGCCTTCAGTTTTCAGGAGCTGAACCTGACGCTGGACGACATCGCCGCGATGTCCCAGGGCGGTGCCGATCTGTCCTATGACTTCATCACCCGGCCGGCCTATCAGCATGCCCTGCTTACCGGTGACGTGGAGTTCCTGCGGCTGATGCTGCACCAGATGCACGACTTCGGCATCGACCCCGCCTCACTGATCCATGCCCTGCAGAACCATGACGAACTGACCCTGGAGCTGGTGCATTTCTGGACCCTGCATGCCAACGACACCTACGTGTTCCGCGGGCAGAGCCTGCCGGGCAACATATTGCGCGAGCAGATCCGCGCCGAAATGTACGAGCACCTGGCCGGCGCCAACGCACCCTACAACCTCAAGTTCGTCACCAATGGCGTGGCCTGCACCACGGTCAGCATCATTACCGCGGCCCTGGGTATCAGTGACCTGAACGCCATCAGCGAAGCGGATGTGGCGAAGATTCGCCAGGTGCACCTGTTGTTGCTGATGTACAACGCCATGCAGCCGGGCGTGGTCGCCCTGTCGGGCTGGGACCTGGTGGGGGCCTTGCCGCTGGAAGTGGATCAGGTCAGCGAACTGATCGCTGACGGCGACACCCGCTGGATCAACCGCGGCGGCTACGACTTGGTCGATCTCGACCCGCAAGCGCTGCTGTCTGCCGAGGGCCTGCCCAAGGCGCGCAACCTCTATGGCAGCCTGAGCGAGCAGTTGAAGGACCCCGAGTCGTTCGCTTCCCAAGCACGGCGCATGTTCGCAGCGCGTCGCTCCTACGGCGTGGCTTCCAGCAAGCAGGTCGCGGTGCCACTCACCAGTCATCCGGCCCTGCTGATCATGGTCCACGAGTTGCCGGCCGGGCGTGGTACCCAGGTCACGGCCCTGAATTTCGGTGCCGAGCCACTGACCGAGGTAGTGACCCTGACCGATGTCGAGCCAGGGCCCGTGGTGGACATCATCCACGAACGCCTGGTCGGTGACCTGAACGCCGAGGGCGAGCTGCACATCGAGCTGGCGCCCTATGAAGGCCTGGCACTGCGGGTGGTGAGCATGGCCCACGGCATCTGA
- a CDS encoding LLM class flavin-dependent oxidoreductase, whose amino-acid sequence MPSRIILNAFDMTCVSHQAAGTWRHPQSQAWRYNDLDYWVDLAKLLERGYFDSLFIADVVGVYDIYRGSVETSLIDADQVPVNDPFFQVPAMAAATRHLGFGVTSALTYELPYALARKFSTLDHLTKGRVAWNVVTSYLNSAAVNLGLKQQISHDERYDIADEFLDVTYKLWEGSWDEGAVLRDRERGIFTDPSKVHPIGHKGKYFEVPGIHLSEPSPQRTPVIFQAGASSRGRAFAAKHAEGVFISPATVEQAREVADDIRDRAEQAGRSRDALKIFALLTVITAESDAAAEAKYQDYLSYANGEGMLSFYGGWTGVDFSEYDPDQPLEAIDNDSIRSVLELLATADPNRKWTPRDIVEHRSIGGLGPVLIGGPQRVADELERWVDVGGIDGFNLAYAITPGTFEDFIEFIVPELQRRGRVRSAYGASTLRENLLDSDSPHAAADHPAARYRGAFSEGANTTDHTKPSPFATLT is encoded by the coding sequence ATGCCATCTCGCATCATTCTCAATGCATTCGACATGACCTGCGTCAGTCACCAGGCCGCTGGCACATGGCGACATCCACAGAGCCAGGCATGGCGCTACAACGACCTGGACTACTGGGTCGACCTGGCCAAACTGCTCGAACGCGGGTACTTCGATTCACTGTTCATCGCCGATGTGGTGGGCGTCTACGACATCTACCGGGGCTCGGTGGAAACCTCGCTGATCGATGCCGATCAGGTGCCGGTCAACGACCCGTTCTTTCAGGTACCAGCCATGGCAGCCGCGACCAGGCATCTCGGTTTCGGCGTGACCTCGGCACTCACCTACGAGCTGCCCTACGCCCTGGCGCGCAAATTCTCGACCCTCGATCACCTGACCAAGGGCCGGGTGGCCTGGAACGTGGTGACCTCCTACCTGAACAGCGCGGCGGTCAACCTGGGCCTCAAGCAGCAGATCTCCCATGACGAGCGCTACGACATCGCCGATGAGTTCCTCGATGTCACCTACAAGCTCTGGGAGGGCTCCTGGGACGAGGGCGCGGTGCTGCGCGATCGCGAGCGAGGGATCTTCACCGACCCGAGCAAGGTGCATCCCATCGGCCACAAGGGCAAATACTTCGAGGTGCCGGGTATCCACCTCTCGGAACCCTCGCCACAGCGCACTCCGGTGATCTTCCAGGCCGGCGCCTCCAGCCGCGGCCGGGCCTTCGCCGCCAAGCATGCCGAAGGGGTCTTCATCAGCCCGGCCACGGTCGAGCAGGCTCGCGAGGTGGCCGACGACATCCGCGACCGCGCCGAACAGGCGGGCCGTTCGCGGGACGCCCTGAAGATCTTCGCCCTGCTCACGGTGATCACCGCAGAAAGCGATGCCGCCGCCGAAGCCAAGTACCAGGACTACCTGAGTTATGCCAATGGCGAGGGCATGCTGTCCTTCTATGGTGGCTGGACCGGGGTCGACTTCTCCGAATACGACCCGGATCAACCGCTGGAGGCCATCGACAACGACAGCATTCGCTCGGTGCTCGAATTGCTCGCCACCGCCGACCCGAACCGCAAATGGACACCGCGCGACATCGTCGAACACCGCAGCATCGGCGGCCTCGGCCCGGTGCTGATCGGCGGCCCTCAACGGGTAGCCGATGAGCTCGAACGCTGGGTCGATGTCGGTGGCATCGACGGCTTCAACCTCGCCTATGCCATCACGCCCGGCACCTTCGAAGACTTCATCGAGTTCATCGTCCCCGAACTGCAACGCCGCGGCCGGGTGCGCAGCGCCTACGGCGCCAGCACCCTGCGTGAAAACCTGCTCGACAGCGATTCGCCCCATGCCGCAGCGGACCATCCGGCGGCCCGCTATCGCGGCGCATTCAGCGAGGGTGCCAACACCACCGACCACACCAAGCCCTCTCCTTTCGCCACGCTGACCTGA
- a CDS encoding SMP-30/gluconolactonase/LRE family protein has product MARLTRCSTLALLLGPLIGCTAAPEQDPRVELIADSPSFNELIAANPRVESITTDAVWAEGPVCLADGRLIWSDVKRNSVMSWKEGQDVQTWLAKSDFQNGHALDHDGRVIAASHGQRAIVRREAGGRWRVLVDRYQGKRLNSPNDVVVAADGGIWFSDPTFGLFNEKEGYGGTQEQDGEYVYRYDPLTNSLTRMATPEVHAPNGLAFSPDGDRLYIADSQQAHDFNDESLAHHIVVYDVKDNALSGARVFAEISPGIPDGIKVDENGNVWSSSKEGLQVFSPQGERLGMIRVASSDTGNLTFCSTDDQHWLYITAANQVLRIASKVGGAGR; this is encoded by the coding sequence ATGGCAAGACTGACACGCTGCTCGACCCTGGCTCTGTTGCTCGGCCCACTGATCGGCTGCACGGCCGCCCCCGAGCAGGATCCACGTGTCGAACTCATCGCCGACAGCCCGAGCTTCAATGAGCTGATTGCAGCGAATCCGCGTGTCGAGTCGATCACCACCGATGCCGTGTGGGCGGAGGGGCCGGTTTGCCTGGCCGATGGTCGGTTGATCTGGAGCGATGTGAAACGGAACAGCGTGATGAGCTGGAAAGAAGGGCAGGACGTACAGACATGGCTGGCCAAGTCCGACTTCCAGAACGGCCACGCACTCGATCATGACGGCCGGGTCATCGCGGCATCCCACGGCCAGCGCGCGATCGTACGCCGCGAGGCGGGTGGCCGCTGGCGGGTACTGGTCGACAGGTATCAGGGCAAACGCCTGAACAGCCCCAACGATGTGGTGGTCGCGGCCGATGGCGGTATCTGGTTCAGTGACCCCACCTTCGGACTGTTCAACGAGAAGGAAGGCTATGGCGGGACTCAGGAGCAGGATGGCGAGTACGTCTACCGTTATGACCCGCTGACCAACAGCCTGACGCGCATGGCCACGCCTGAGGTGCATGCACCCAATGGCCTGGCGTTCTCACCCGACGGCGATCGTCTGTATATAGCCGATTCCCAGCAGGCCCATGACTTCAACGACGAATCCCTCGCTCACCATATCGTCGTCTACGACGTGAAGGACAATGCCTTGAGCGGTGCTCGTGTCTTCGCGGAAATCTCGCCGGGGATTCCCGATGGCATCAAGGTGGACGAGAACGGCAACGTCTGGAGCAGCAGCAAGGAGGGGCTGCAGGTGTTTTCCCCTCAGGGTGAAAGGCTTGGCATGATCCGTGTGGCCTCCAGCGACACGGGCAACCTGACGTTCTGCAGCACGGACGATCAGCACTGGTTGTACATCACCGCCGCCAATCAGGTGCTGCGTATCGCCTCCAAGGTCGGCGGCGCGGGTCGTTGA
- a CDS encoding acyl-CoA dehydrogenase family protein produces MTSLQPVKPLPQETDYEQLAQRFRPIFARIAEGAVERERNRSLPHEQIRWLKAAGFGAVRVAQEHGGGGASLPQLFQLLIELAAADSNIPQALRGHFAFVEDRLNAHASSPQDTWFQRFVAGDLVGCAWTEIGAVKIGEVLTRVSRQGDKWVVNGTKYYSTGSIFSDWIDLFAQRDDSGADVIAAIRTQQPGVTLSDDWDGFGQRTTGSGTTVFDNAVVEEQNIIDFATRFKYQTAFYQLVLNAVLVGSGRAAVNDFARQVGQRTRIYSHGNGPSADQDPQIQQVVGKASAQVYSAEAATLRAAHAAQRAYLARLNGDLQQERDANIDAELESAQAQVAVAELVLDATSKLFNALGASATSLTRQLDRHWRNARTAASHNPLIYKERIIGDWEINGTEPPYVWQIGGGAKQA; encoded by the coding sequence ATGACCAGCCTCCAGCCCGTCAAACCGCTGCCCCAGGAAACCGACTACGAACAACTCGCGCAGCGCTTCCGGCCGATCTTCGCGCGTATCGCCGAAGGTGCCGTGGAACGTGAGCGCAATCGCAGCCTGCCCCATGAACAGATCCGCTGGCTCAAGGCTGCCGGTTTCGGCGCCGTTCGCGTGGCACAGGAACATGGCGGTGGCGGTGCCTCGCTGCCACAGCTGTTCCAGTTGCTGATCGAGCTGGCGGCGGCCGACTCGAACATTCCCCAGGCGCTGCGCGGTCATTTCGCCTTCGTCGAGGACCGTCTCAATGCCCACGCCAGCTCGCCACAGGACACCTGGTTTCAACGCTTCGTGGCTGGCGACCTGGTGGGATGCGCCTGGACGGAAATCGGTGCCGTGAAGATCGGCGAAGTGCTCACACGGGTCTCCCGCCAGGGCGACAAATGGGTGGTCAACGGCACCAAGTACTACAGCACCGGCAGCATCTTTTCCGACTGGATCGACCTCTTCGCCCAACGTGACGATAGCGGAGCGGATGTGATCGCAGCCATCCGCACTCAGCAGCCTGGGGTGACCCTGAGCGACGACTGGGATGGTTTCGGTCAGCGCACCACGGGCAGCGGCACGACGGTGTTCGACAACGCCGTGGTCGAGGAACAGAACATCATCGACTTCGCCACCCGTTTCAAATACCAGACCGCCTTCTACCAGTTGGTACTCAATGCAGTGCTGGTCGGCTCGGGGCGCGCTGCGGTCAACGACTTCGCCAGGCAGGTCGGCCAGCGCACGCGCATCTACAGCCACGGCAACGGCCCCTCGGCCGATCAGGACCCGCAGATCCAGCAGGTGGTCGGCAAGGCTTCGGCCCAGGTGTACAGCGCCGAAGCCGCGACACTGCGGGCAGCGCATGCCGCGCAACGCGCTTACCTGGCACGTCTGAATGGAGACCTGCAGCAGGAGCGCGACGCCAATATCGACGCCGAACTGGAGTCGGCCCAGGCCCAGGTGGCGGTCGCGGAGCTGGTGCTCGACGCCACCAGCAAGCTGTTCAACGCCCTCGGCGCCTCGGCGACCAGCCTCACCCGGCAACTCGACCGCCACTGGCGCAACGCCCGCACCGCGGCCTCGCACAACCCGCTGATCTACAAGGAGCGGATCATCGGCGACTGGGAAATCAACGGCACCGAGCCCCCTTACGTCTGGCAGATCGGTGGCGGTGCCAAGCAGGCCTGA